The genomic segment TTACAAGCCTCCCGTTTTTGTATTCGGGTTCTTTGTTGTGCATCAAATGGTAAGAGATTGCAGAAACCACAATTTCCTCAATGTGACTGCTTAGGAACATGGTATCTGCATGGCAAATGGAACCTAAGTCATCACACTCGAGATCGTTAGCAGCAAGAACCTCCGCTATATGGTTCCTGTTGTCCTGAAACTGTATCACTTTCATGTCATCttcaaatcttgttttccaGCTCATGAGTTGAGATTCATCCTCTGGCGGTCTGATCTCGATGTTGTAAGGAAACAAAGTAGAAATGCTTTCTCCTACTTCTTGACAGTCATCTTCGGGTTCCAATAGTCTTGAGCCGAGAACCAAAACAGGGCCAGATAGCTTAGTCAAGAGCCTCTGGAACAACTTAAAGAACCTTTCTGATTGACAAAGCTTCTCAACGTCCCTCAGGTATATTATTATAGGATTGGTTTCCGAAACCGAAACCAAGACCTGTAAGGATAACAATTCTTCAGTTTAAGAACTGCACGAGAATAGAATTGTGTCTTAATGATTTCATAATAGGTGTTACCTTGTATAGTGACTGAAGGAAAAGTCTCTCATCAAAGCATAAGTTTGCATTACGTTTGCTTGAAGCTAGCAAGGTATATACAGCCACAAATGATTCATTCAAATGCTTGGTTAAGTGGATAAGCTATGAAAACAAGTGAACTATCTATCACAAAGGAAGACGACGATTACACATACCTGAACCAGAAGTTGCAGAACGGGAAGATATGCTACTCATATCAGAAGCAGCAGAAGCGTTCCGCTTGAGTCGCGGAGGATGAGTTGTAACGTCAAAGCCCCTGACGTGTTAGGTAAAAGGAACTAGTGAGCTAGCATAAAACATACAAATCTATATTTCCAGCTTAATTAAACGACAATACAAACGTACCTGGAATGAAGATCGTTGCCACTTGTGATCCTACGCAAGGTCCCTAAATTTTTTACAAGAATGCGAACACTTGAGCtctgaaaaaggaaattttaaaGACAAAGGATTTATTTGATGAAACTGTacctcttgtttcttctctttgagaGAGCATAGATAAAGAACCCATCAAACTCGACATTTTGTCCAATGTCATCTCAGAAATAGACCTCTTGTGAGACTAGGATACAGTAGAGATATatgaaagaaaacacaatcaTGGTCtgtacaaacaaacacacaaaactaagGTACACAAACATAAGATCACAAAGTAACGTACAGTTTCCTTCTTGACGCATCCGTACTTGCTCTGTATCTGTAACAATGAATATGAAAGAGAAAGCTTACAAGCCattctttaccaaaaaaaaattcatcttttCATGGAAGATAtaccaaaatctttaattatgcAATGAATCACCTTAATAGAGAAGTCAGTTATATCAAGTAGCAGTAGTTTCGATTCAAAGTAATGAGCCAATGCTTTTGCAAGCATTTGCTGATAGGATTctgcatagaaaaaaaaagagccaaACAGAATTACACCAAAAATTTGAATCACAAAAAAGATCCAAGGAGAACATATAAAAGGATAGGGGATGTTTTACCAGCAGGTCCAGACAGAAGAATGGCCTTACTTCCAGGTGCAAGATTACGTGTGTGCTTCGAGATATCAAACTGCTTTAGGTGAACATAAGCTGCACTTGTCAATAAAAGCCGAGTTTTCTCACTGCAGCatcaaaaagaaacatttgTTATAACAAAGCTCCATCTCCAAACGCTCATTTATCTCATAACTCACAAGCGTGACAAGAAGATTAACATCATGATCATAAATCATATGTAAGACAAATGATATTCAAGAAAGATAAGACAAGCACAAGCAAGCAATGTAACCTTAGGTAATAAGGAAACTCATCGAAAGTGACACTACTCTGTCTGCCATCAACAATCTGCCTAACCAACTCTTGCTCAATCTTTTCTCCGGTAAGTCCATCCTCCGCAGAAATCGACCCGTTTGCCCATTTACCCAAACTTTGACCTGACGCTAGCCCAAGGCCTAACCCAACACCAACTCCTAAAGCTGAAAACAACACGCTCTTCTGTTCCATCTCTGACGAACAAATCTTGGATTAGCATTCCCCACAAGGAAgaataatcaaattataaacaaaacaatggatgtttttgtgtgtttcttgtcAAATATAACCTGTTCTTTTTTGTAGTGGAGGAATGTTATTTTGGAGGTAAATAAGATTTTGGTGGACGACGGAGAAGACATATAGGTTTGTTTGAGTGGTGTTGGACGATTGTCCTCTATTTTTAGCAATGCTTCCATTAAACTCTTATGGTCGTTAATATTTTGCCGCTaaaataacaaccatttggaaaaattcttaataatcgttttagaaaaata from the Camelina sativa cultivar DH55 chromosome 12, Cs, whole genome shotgun sequence genome contains:
- the LOC104730561 gene encoding uncharacterized protein LOC104730561 isoform X1, with translation MEQKSVLFSALGVGVGLGLGLASGQSLGKWANGSISAEDGLTGEKIEQELVRQIVDGRQSSVTFDEFPYYLSEKTRLLLTSAAYVHLKQFDISKHTRNLAPGSKAILLSGPAESYQQMLAKALAHYFESKLLLLDITDFSIKIQSKYGCVKKETSHKRSISEMTLDKMSSLMGSLSMLSQREETRGTLRRITSGNDLHSRGFDVTTHPPRLKRNASAASDMSSISSRSATSGSASSKRNANLCFDERLFLQSLYKVLVSVSETNPIIIYLRDVEKLCQSERFFKLFQRLLTKLSGPVLVLGSRLLEPEDDCQEVGESISTLFPYNIEIRPPEDESQLMSWKTRFEDDMKVIQFQDNRNHIAEVLAANDLECDDLGSICHADTMFLSSHIEEIVVSAISYHLMHNKEPEYKNGRLVISSNSLSHGLGILQEGNRRFENSLKLDANTDTKVQGEESEGIIKSESKSETAAPENKTEPTPKNECPLPPKAPVNEVAPDNEFEKRIRPEVIPANEIGVTFADIGSLDETKESLQELVMLPLRRPDLFKGGLLKPCRGILLFGPPGTGKTMMAKAIANEAGASFINVSMSTITSKWFGEDEKNVRALFTLAAKVSPTIIFVDEVDSMLGQRTRVGEHEAMRKIKNEFMTHWDGLMSNSGDRILVLAATNRPFDLDEAIIRRFERRIMVGLPSTESREKILRTLLSKEKTENLDFQELAQMTDGYSGSDLKNFCTTAAYRPVRELIKQECLKDQERKKRGEEAEKSNEEVSEAKEEVSEERIIKLRPLSMEDMKVAKSQVAASFAAEGAGMNELKQWNELYGEGGSRKKEQLSYFL
- the LOC104730561 gene encoding uncharacterized protein LOC104730561 isoform X2, whose product is MEQKSVLFSALGVGVGLGLGLASGQSLGKWANGSISAEDGLTGEKIEQELVRQIVDGRQSSVTFDEFPYYLSEKTRLLLTSAAYVHLKQFDISKHTRNLAPGSKAILLSGPAESYQQMLAKALAHYFESKLLLLDITDFSIKIQSKYGCVKKETSHKRSISEMTLDKMSSLMGSLSMLSQREETRGTLRRITSGNDLHSRGFDVTTHPPRLKRNASAASDMSSISSRSATSGSASSKRNANLCFDERLFLQSLYKVLVSVSETNPIIIYLRDVEKLCQSERFFKLFQRLLTKLSGPVLVLGSRLLEPEDDCQEVGESISTLFPYNIEIRPPEDESQLMSWKTRFEDDMKVIQFQDNRNHIAEVLAANDLECDDLGSICHADTMFLSSHIEEIVVSAISYHLMHNKEPEYKNGRLVISSNSLSHGLGILQEGNRRFENSLKLDANTDTKVQGEESEGIIKSESKSETAAPENKTEPTPKNECPLPPKAPEVAPDNEFEKRIRPEVIPANEIGVTFADIGSLDETKESLQELVMLPLRRPDLFKGGLLKPCRGILLFGPPGTGKTMMAKAIANEAGASFINVSMSTITSKWFGEDEKNVRALFTLAAKVSPTIIFVDEVDSMLGQRTRVGEHEAMRKIKNEFMTHWDGLMSNSGDRILVLAATNRPFDLDEAIIRRFERRIMVGLPSTESREKILRTLLSKEKTENLDFQELAQMTDGYSGSDLKNFCTTAAYRPVRELIKQECLKDQERKKRGEEAEKSNEEVSEAKEEVSEERIIKLRPLSMEDMKVAKSQVAASFAAEGAGMNELKQWNELYGEGGSRKKEQLSYFL